Proteins co-encoded in one Leptodactylus fuscus isolate aLepFus1 chromosome 4, aLepFus1.hap2, whole genome shotgun sequence genomic window:
- the RRM2B gene encoding ribonucleoside-diphosphate reductase subunit M2 B produces MGDCRLPPPGDDSSHTGEQNGSSDSNAASDEDEPLLRTNPRRFVIFPIQYPDIWKMYKKAQASFWTVEEVDLYKDLGHWEKLTSDEKYFISHVLAFFAASDGIVNENLVARFSQEVQIPEARCFYGFQILIENIHSEMYSLLIETYIKDPQRRNFLFNAIETMPCVRKKAEWALQWISNRKASFGERIVAFAAVEGIFFSGSFAAIFWLKKRGLMPGLTFSNELISRDEGLHCDFACLMFHYLVNKPTQQRVTEIILSAVRIEQEFLTEALPVNLIGINCRLMKTYIEFVADRLLGELGFSKVFNAENPFDFMENISLEGKTNFFEKRVSEYQRFAVMSQTVDNVFTLDADF; encoded by the exons ATGGGGGACTGCAGGCTTCCTCCACCGGGAGATGACAGCAGCCATACCGGAGAACAG AATGGAAGCAGCGACAGTAATGCAGCCAGTGATGAGGATGAGCCTCTTCTCAGGACGAACCCCCGTCGCTTTGTCATTTTCCCAATCCAGTATCCTGACATTTGGAAGATGTATAAGAAGGCGCAGGCCTCATTTTGGACGGTGGAGGAA GTGGATTTATACAAAGACCTCGGTCACTGGGAGAAGCTGACATCGGATGAGAAGTATTTTATATCCCATGTATTGGCTTTCTTTGCTGCCAGCGATGGCATTGTAAATGAGAACCTG GTGGCGCGATTCAGTCAGGAGGTCCAGATACCAGAAGCCCGGTGTTTTTATGGCTTTCAGATTCTCATTGAGAATATTCACTCTGAAATGTACAGTCTGCTCATAGAGACCTACATCAAGGATCCTCAGAGACG taattttttatttaatgCTATTGAGACAATGCCATGCGTTAGAAAAAAAGCGGAGTGGGCCTTGCAATGGATCTCAAACAGGAAAGCATCCTTTG GAGAGAGAATTGTGGCGTTCGCTGCTGTAGAAGGGATCTTCTTCTCTGGGTCTTTCGCTGCTATTTTCTGGTTGAAAAAGAGAGGTTTGATGCCCGGACTCACCTTCTCCAATGAACTGATCAGTCGGGACGAG GGTCTCCATTGTGATTTTGCATGTTTAATGTTTCACTACCTGGTGAATAAGCCCACACAACAGCGAGTCACCGAGATCATACTCAGCGCCGTGAGAATTGAGCAG GAGTTTTTAACAGAGGCTTTACCTGTGAATCTCATTGGCATAAACTGCAGGTTGATGAAGACGTATATAGAATTTGTGGCAGATCGACTACTGGGGGAACTTGGCTTTTCAAAG gtatttAATGCAGAAAATCCATTTGACTTCATGGAGAATATTTCTCTGGAGGGAAAAACCAATTTCTTTGAGAAGCGAGTGTCTGAATATCAGCGCTTTGCAGTTATGTCTCAAACAGTGGATAACGTCTTCACTTTAGATGCAGATTTCTGA